One Pseudorhodoplanes sinuspersici DNA segment encodes these proteins:
- a CDS encoding Bug family tripartite tricarboxylate transporter substrate binding protein produces MAAKLSKLVLTIIAFAFALGGTQAQTSHYPERPITMVVTFAVGGSSDVLARSVANAMSQGLGKPIVVENRPGAGGNIGAEAVSKAAPNGYTILFGTNGTLGIGPALYKNLRYNPQKDLVPVGLLHQLPLVLIVNPQVPAKNLGELIAYARSNPGKLTFASAGIGSASHLTTELFKIAAGIDILHVPYKGGGAATADLVSGQVSMMLETIPNALPLVRGGQMRALGVTTKERSINAPDLPTFAESGLPKFDVSAWTGLFVPAGTPKAIIDRLNAETVRIASDPAYVAQVKSMGADVASSSPEAFDTFVRKDVANWTEAIQHSGARAE; encoded by the coding sequence ATGGCTGCCAAGCTTTCGAAACTGGTGCTGACAATTATTGCGTTTGCCTTCGCATTGGGCGGGACGCAGGCGCAGACATCGCATTATCCCGAACGGCCGATCACAATGGTCGTGACATTCGCGGTCGGCGGGTCATCGGACGTGCTTGCGCGTTCTGTCGCCAATGCGATGTCGCAGGGGCTTGGCAAGCCTATCGTCGTGGAGAATCGTCCCGGTGCCGGAGGCAATATCGGCGCCGAGGCGGTATCGAAGGCTGCGCCCAATGGCTATACGATTTTGTTTGGTACTAACGGCACCCTCGGCATCGGTCCCGCCCTTTACAAGAACTTGCGTTACAACCCGCAGAAGGATCTCGTGCCAGTGGGGCTGTTGCATCAACTTCCGCTGGTGCTGATCGTCAATCCGCAGGTGCCTGCAAAAAACCTTGGCGAGTTGATTGCCTATGCGAGGAGCAATCCGGGCAAGCTGACATTTGCTTCGGCCGGGATTGGCTCGGCGTCGCATTTGACGACGGAATTGTTCAAGATCGCCGCCGGCATCGACATCCTGCATGTGCCCTACAAAGGTGGCGGCGCGGCGACGGCCGATCTGGTTTCCGGGCAAGTGTCGATGATGCTCGAGACCATTCCGAATGCCTTGCCGCTCGTGCGTGGCGGGCAGATGCGTGCACTTGGCGTGACGACGAAAGAGCGCTCGATTAACGCCCCGGATCTTCCGACCTTCGCCGAATCCGGCTTGCCGAAATTCGATGTCAGTGCATGGACTGGATTGTTTGTGCCCGCCGGAACGCCGAAAGCGATCATCGACCGGCTGAATGCAGAAACGGTGCGGATCGCGAGCGATCCAGCGTATGTGGCTCAAGTGAAAAGCATGGGCGCGGATGTCGCAAGTTCGTCGCCGGAGGCCTTCGACACCTTCGTGCGCAAGGATGTCGCGAACTGGACCGAAGCGATCCAGCACTCGGGCGCGCGCGCGGAATAA
- a CDS encoding LysR family transcriptional regulator, giving the protein MNFRQIEYFVNVAELGSFSRASAVMRTTQPAISRQVRALESGLKLQLFHRNGRGAQLTDAGQRFLVYAKGILHQLDGARHAVTGSDADLTGKVVIGLPPSIGQVMTVPVVRAVRERYRNAELTIMEALSVSLQERLLAGRIDVAVIHNPAPSPLLKIEPILTESTCLLSAAHGVKPRTVPFRSLDRYELISPAAPHPIRSMVEAEAARCNMKLKIALEIDAVSNMLQLVREGYGHAVVPYNVVRAGMSGTGIVVQTIARPTLKGTVALVTAARRPHTLLADGITDILRQVVQQTLNPESSSRRMAR; this is encoded by the coding sequence ATGAATTTCAGGCAGATCGAGTATTTCGTGAATGTCGCCGAGCTTGGCAGCTTCAGCCGCGCATCGGCGGTGATGCGCACGACGCAGCCCGCCATCAGCCGGCAGGTACGAGCGCTGGAGAGCGGACTCAAGTTGCAGCTCTTTCATCGCAACGGACGCGGCGCGCAATTGACCGATGCCGGGCAACGCTTTCTCGTCTATGCAAAGGGCATTCTGCACCAGCTCGATGGCGCTCGCCACGCCGTCACCGGCAGCGATGCCGATCTGACCGGCAAGGTCGTCATCGGCCTGCCGCCATCGATCGGTCAGGTGATGACCGTGCCAGTAGTTCGCGCGGTGCGCGAACGCTATCGCAATGCCGAACTGACGATCATGGAAGCATTGAGCGTCTCGCTGCAGGAACGCTTATTGGCCGGCCGAATCGACGTTGCGGTGATTCACAACCCGGCGCCCTCGCCGCTGCTGAAAATCGAGCCGATCCTGACCGAGTCGACTTGCCTCCTCAGTGCGGCACATGGCGTGAAGCCGAGAACGGTACCGTTCCGGTCGCTGGATCGATACGAACTGATTTCGCCGGCCGCGCCGCATCCGATTCGTTCGATGGTGGAAGCCGAAGCTGCTCGCTGCAACATGAAGCTGAAGATCGCGCTTGAGATCGACGCCGTTTCCAACATGCTGCAGCTTGTGCGCGAAGGCTATGGCCACGCGGTCGTGCCTTACAACGTCGTACGGGCAGGCATGTCGGGCACCGGCATTGTCGTGCAGACGATCGCACGGCCGACGCTGAAAGGCACAGTCGCGCTCGTGACCGCGGCGCGCCGGCCGCACACATTGCTGGCCGACGGCATCACCGACATTCTGCGTCAGGTGGTGCAGCAGACGCTTAACCCCGAGTCTTCATCGCGCCGGATGGCGCGCTGA